A window of the Scleropages formosus chromosome 5, fSclFor1.1, whole genome shotgun sequence genome harbors these coding sequences:
- the trmt10a gene encoding tRNA methyltransferase 10 homolog A isoform X1: protein MSEKWIPEEIATMSGGGAEETKMDHHSVEDEGGINRDQKGIQASDMVANPHSAEGGESLEDDGKTTVNEENRNGIPADEAMLARQNVDEGGGLENGGRTTVAQNGSPTSETVAMSKRQRKRLQRQQQWEEQRDLRRQRRKEKKQKRRLERSAQFEDGVECPGRKRPRREATPSPLRLVLDCSFDSLMTIKDVKKLHKQIQRCYAENRRALHPVQFYITSHGGQLKQNMDENDKGWVNWKDISIRSEHFDQVLNKGELVYLTSDSPNVLTELDEGKAYIIGGLVDHNHHKGITFERAKELGIDHAQLPLCTFVKMNSRKVLAVNHVFEIILAYLEKRDWQEAFFTILPQRKGAVPLTQEDGDNGQNEEVKDSDVDSDSEEPIAQDSTLGQKETRNEGNGETNARTAA, encoded by the exons ATGAGTGAGAA gTGGATCCCTGAGGAGATTGCGACGATGTCCGGTGGTGGGGCGGAGGAGACGAAGATGGACCATCACAGTGTGGAGGATGAGGGTGGGATCAATAGAGACCAGAAAGGCATTCAAGCCAGTGATATGGTGGCAAACCCTCACAGCGCTGAAGGTGGAGAGAGTTTGGAGGATGATGGAAAGACCACTGTGAACGAGGAGAACCGGAATGGCATCCCAGCAGATGAGGCCATGCTGGCTCGTCAGAATGTGGATGAAGGAGGTGGTTTGGAGAATGGTGGAAGGACCACTGTGGCCCAGAATGGTTCCCCAACGAGCGAGACTGTGGCGATGTCTAAGAGACAGAGGAAGCGGCTTCAGAGACAACAGCAGTGGGAGGAGCAGAGAGACCTGCGTAG GCAGCGGCggaaggagaagaagcagaagcggCGCCTGGAGCGATCGGCGCAATTTGAGGATGGGGTCGAGTGCCCAGGAAGGAAACGACCGCGACGAGAAGCCACGCCCAGCCCTCTACgccttgtgttggactgcaGCTTCGACAGCCTGATGACTATCAAG GATGTAAAGAAGCTCCACAAACAGATCCAGAGGTGTTATGCTGAAAACCGCAGGGCTTTGCACCCAGTACAG TTCTACATAACCAGCCACGGCGGGCAGTTAAAGCAAAACATGGACGAGAATGACAAAGGATGGGTGAACTGGAAG GACATCAGCATCAGGTCGGAACACTTTGACCAAGTCCTAAACAAGGGTGAGCTGGTGTACTTGACCTCTGATTCGCCCAACGTCCTGACCGAGCTGGATGAGGGCAAGGCCTACATCATTGGGGGCCTAGTGGACCATAACCACCACAAG GGAATCACCTTTGAGCGTGCTAAAGAGCTGGGAATTGACCACGCACAGCTCCCCCTGTGCACCTTTGTTAAGATGAACAGCCGCAAGGTGCTGGCTGTCAATCACG TTTTTGAGATCATCCTGGCATACCTGGAGAAAAGAGACTGGCAGGAGGCATTCTTTACCATCCTCCCCCAAAGAAAAGGGGCAGTTCCCTTGACCCAGGAGGATGGAGACAATGGCCAGAACGAAGAGGTCAAGGACTCGGATGTTGACTCTGATTCGGAAGAGCCAATAGCGCAGGACAGCACGCTGGGCCAAAAGGAGACAAGGAATGAGGGAAACGGGGAGACCAATGCAAGAACTGCAGCCTAA
- the trmt10a gene encoding tRNA methyltransferase 10 homolog A isoform X2: MSGGGAEETKMDHHSVEDEGGINRDQKGIQASDMVANPHSAEGGESLEDDGKTTVNEENRNGIPADEAMLARQNVDEGGGLENGGRTTVAQNGSPTSETVAMSKRQRKRLQRQQQWEEQRDLRRQRRKEKKQKRRLERSAQFEDGVECPGRKRPRREATPSPLRLVLDCSFDSLMTIKDVKKLHKQIQRCYAENRRALHPVQFYITSHGGQLKQNMDENDKGWVNWKDISIRSEHFDQVLNKGELVYLTSDSPNVLTELDEGKAYIIGGLVDHNHHKGITFERAKELGIDHAQLPLCTFVKMNSRKVLAVNHVFEIILAYLEKRDWQEAFFTILPQRKGAVPLTQEDGDNGQNEEVKDSDVDSDSEEPIAQDSTLGQKETRNEGNGETNARTAA, from the exons ATGTCCGGTGGTGGGGCGGAGGAGACGAAGATGGACCATCACAGTGTGGAGGATGAGGGTGGGATCAATAGAGACCAGAAAGGCATTCAAGCCAGTGATATGGTGGCAAACCCTCACAGCGCTGAAGGTGGAGAGAGTTTGGAGGATGATGGAAAGACCACTGTGAACGAGGAGAACCGGAATGGCATCCCAGCAGATGAGGCCATGCTGGCTCGTCAGAATGTGGATGAAGGAGGTGGTTTGGAGAATGGTGGAAGGACCACTGTGGCCCAGAATGGTTCCCCAACGAGCGAGACTGTGGCGATGTCTAAGAGACAGAGGAAGCGGCTTCAGAGACAACAGCAGTGGGAGGAGCAGAGAGACCTGCGTAG GCAGCGGCggaaggagaagaagcagaagcggCGCCTGGAGCGATCGGCGCAATTTGAGGATGGGGTCGAGTGCCCAGGAAGGAAACGACCGCGACGAGAAGCCACGCCCAGCCCTCTACgccttgtgttggactgcaGCTTCGACAGCCTGATGACTATCAAG GATGTAAAGAAGCTCCACAAACAGATCCAGAGGTGTTATGCTGAAAACCGCAGGGCTTTGCACCCAGTACAG TTCTACATAACCAGCCACGGCGGGCAGTTAAAGCAAAACATGGACGAGAATGACAAAGGATGGGTGAACTGGAAG GACATCAGCATCAGGTCGGAACACTTTGACCAAGTCCTAAACAAGGGTGAGCTGGTGTACTTGACCTCTGATTCGCCCAACGTCCTGACCGAGCTGGATGAGGGCAAGGCCTACATCATTGGGGGCCTAGTGGACCATAACCACCACAAG GGAATCACCTTTGAGCGTGCTAAAGAGCTGGGAATTGACCACGCACAGCTCCCCCTGTGCACCTTTGTTAAGATGAACAGCCGCAAGGTGCTGGCTGTCAATCACG TTTTTGAGATCATCCTGGCATACCTGGAGAAAAGAGACTGGCAGGAGGCATTCTTTACCATCCTCCCCCAAAGAAAAGGGGCAGTTCCCTTGACCCAGGAGGATGGAGACAATGGCCAGAACGAAGAGGTCAAGGACTCGGATGTTGACTCTGATTCGGAAGAGCCAATAGCGCAGGACAGCACGCTGGGCCAAAAGGAGACAAGGAATGAGGGAAACGGGGAGACCAATGCAAGAACTGCAGCCTAA